In a genomic window of Streptomyces pristinaespiralis:
- the argS gene encoding arginine--tRNA ligase translates to MASVPSLASNVQQRLADALTAALPEAGAADPLLRRSDRADFQANGILALAKKLGGNPRELAAKVVDAIGPNDVLGDIEVSGPGFLNITITDKAITETLAARAADDRLGVPFAAGSGTTVIDYAQPNVAKEMHVGHLRSAVIGDAMVQILEFTGEKVVRRHHIGDWGTQFGMLIQYLIEHPHELDHKDGVSGEEAMSNLNRLYKASRTLFDSDEEFKDRARRRVVDLQSGDEETLALWQKFVDESKIYFYSVFEKLDMEIRDPDIVGESGYNDMLDETCRILEESGVAVRSEGALCVFFDDVKGPDGNPVPLIVKKSNGGYGYAATDLSAIRDRVQNLGANTLVYVVDARQSLHFKMVFETARRAGWLNDKVKAVQLAFGTVLGKDGKPFKTREGETVRLVDLLDEAIDRATAVVREKAEKVGLSEQEIVENGRYVGVGAVKYADLSTSAVRDYKFDLDQMVSLNGDTSVYLQYAYARIQSIKRKAGDRRPVAHPELELAPAERALGLHLDQFGEVLAEVASSYEPHKLAAYLYQLASHLTTFYDQCHVLSADNPAEVVENRLFLVDLTGRTLHQGMALLGIRTPERL, encoded by the coding sequence ATGGCCTCGGTCCCTTCCCTCGCCTCGAATGTGCAGCAGCGCCTCGCGGACGCCCTCACGGCAGCCCTGCCGGAGGCCGGTGCCGCCGACCCCCTGCTGCGACGAAGCGACCGGGCCGACTTCCAGGCCAACGGCATCCTGGCGCTGGCCAAGAAGCTGGGGGGCAACCCCCGCGAGCTGGCGGCCAAGGTCGTGGACGCCATCGGCCCGAACGACGTCCTCGGGGACATCGAGGTCTCCGGCCCCGGCTTCCTGAACATCACCATCACGGACAAGGCGATCACCGAGACGCTGGCCGCGCGTGCGGCCGACGACCGTCTCGGCGTGCCGTTCGCCGCCGGGTCCGGCACCACGGTGATCGACTACGCGCAGCCGAACGTGGCCAAGGAGATGCACGTCGGGCATCTGCGGTCCGCCGTGATCGGCGACGCGATGGTGCAGATCCTGGAGTTCACCGGCGAGAAGGTGGTCCGGCGCCACCACATCGGCGACTGGGGCACCCAGTTCGGCATGCTCATCCAGTACCTGATCGAGCACCCGCACGAGCTGGACCACAAGGACGGTGTCTCCGGCGAGGAGGCGATGTCCAACCTGAACCGCCTCTACAAGGCCTCGCGCACCCTGTTCGACTCCGACGAGGAGTTCAAGGACCGGGCGCGGCGCCGGGTGGTGGACCTCCAGTCCGGCGACGAGGAGACGCTCGCGCTGTGGCAGAAGTTCGTCGACGAGTCGAAGATCTACTTCTACTCGGTCTTCGAGAAGCTCGACATGGAGATCCGCGACCCCGACATCGTCGGTGAGTCCGGGTACAACGACATGCTCGACGAGACCTGCCGCATCCTCGAGGAGTCCGGCGTCGCCGTGCGCTCCGAGGGCGCGCTGTGCGTGTTCTTCGACGACGTGAAGGGCCCCGACGGCAACCCGGTCCCGCTGATCGTGAAGAAGTCCAACGGCGGCTACGGCTATGCCGCCACAGACCTCTCCGCGATCCGCGACCGTGTGCAGAACCTCGGCGCGAACACGCTGGTGTATGTGGTGGACGCCCGTCAGTCCCTGCACTTCAAGATGGTCTTCGAGACCGCGCGGCGGGCCGGCTGGCTGAACGACAAGGTCAAGGCGGTCCAGCTGGCCTTCGGCACCGTGCTGGGCAAGGACGGCAAGCCGTTCAAGACCCGTGAGGGCGAGACGGTGCGTCTGGTGGATCTGCTGGACGAGGCGATCGACCGTGCGACGGCGGTGGTGCGCGAGAAGGCCGAGAAGGTGGGCCTGAGCGAGCAGGAGATCGTCGAGAACGGCCGGTACGTCGGCGTGGGCGCGGTGAAGTACGCCGACCTGTCGACGTCCGCGGTGCGCGACTACAAGTTCGACCTGGACCAGATGGTGTCGCTGAACGGCGACACGTCGGTGTACCTCCAGTACGCGTACGCCCGTATCCAGTCGATCAAGCGCAAGGCGGGCGACCGCCGCCCGGTCGCCCACCCCGAGCTCGAACTGGCCCCGGCGGAGCGTGCGCTCGGTCTGCACCTGGACCAGTTCGGCGAGGTGCTGGCGGAGGTGGCGTCCTCGTACGAGCCGCACAAGCTGGCCGCGTACCTGTACCAGCTGGCGTCGCACCTGACCACGTTCTACGACCAGTGCCACGTGCTGAGCGCGGACAACCCGGCGGAGGTCGTGGAGAACCGCCTCTTCCTGGTGGACCTCACCGGCCGCACGCTGCACCAGGGCATGGCGCTGCTGGGCATCCGGACGCCCGAGCGTCTCTGA
- a CDS encoding carboxylesterase/lipase family protein, whose amino-acid sequence MTEAARVFQGIPYAAPPTRWESPRPAPAWRGVRDATEPGAACAQSGAVPVKGPRSDAEDCLFVDVTTPRATAPAPRPVMVWLHGGDHEDGEGAMYGAQRLAAGGDVVVVTVNYRLGALGYLGDGNFGLQDQQAALRWVRANAAAFGGDPGKVTLFGESAGARSVCAHLVSPASAGLFHRAVLQSGPCLDDETLVRTEALRHARRLAGKFDRPLRAVTAAELVAADDEETRYGPVYGTALLPDTPREAFASGRFHRVPVLHGINRDEETFRVYGLELSRQRLLDESDFRAYVTGLYGAKVAKRALARYPASAYGGSYARALAAAMTDAVWGRPAIATNEALGARTTTYAYEFSEQDNPWFKDLPPASFPVGAPHLAELPYLFDLAWSEPLTAEQRRLSGALTGIWSDFARTGRAPWQPYSPDAPHTASISSEGVRPTDLAKEHNHCFWKGL is encoded by the coding sequence CTGACCGAGGCCGCCCGCGTCTTCCAGGGCATCCCCTACGCCGCCCCGCCCACGCGCTGGGAGTCGCCCCGGCCCGCGCCTGCCTGGCGCGGCGTACGGGACGCCACGGAGCCGGGCGCGGCGTGCGCGCAGTCCGGCGCCGTCCCGGTCAAGGGCCCGAGGAGCGACGCGGAGGACTGCCTCTTCGTCGACGTCACGACCCCGCGCGCCACGGCACCCGCGCCCCGTCCGGTGATGGTCTGGCTGCACGGCGGGGACCATGAGGACGGTGAGGGGGCGATGTACGGGGCGCAGCGCCTCGCGGCGGGCGGCGACGTCGTCGTCGTGACGGTCAACTACCGGCTCGGGGCGCTCGGATACCTGGGCGACGGCAACTTCGGTCTCCAGGACCAGCAGGCCGCCCTGCGCTGGGTCCGGGCGAACGCGGCGGCCTTCGGCGGCGACCCGGGCAAGGTGACGCTGTTCGGCGAGTCGGCCGGAGCCCGCAGCGTCTGCGCCCATCTGGTCTCGCCAGCGTCGGCGGGCCTGTTCCACCGGGCGGTCCTGCAGAGCGGTCCGTGCCTGGACGACGAGACCCTGGTCCGCACGGAGGCCCTGCGGCACGCGCGGCGCCTGGCGGGGAAGTTCGACAGGCCGCTGCGCGCGGTGACGGCGGCGGAGCTGGTGGCGGCCGACGACGAGGAGACGCGTTACGGCCCTGTCTACGGGACCGCGCTGCTGCCCGATACCCCGCGCGAGGCGTTCGCGTCCGGCCGTTTCCACCGCGTGCCCGTGCTGCACGGCATCAACCGCGACGAGGAGACGTTCCGCGTCTACGGTCTGGAGCTGTCCCGGCAGCGGCTCCTCGACGAGAGCGACTTCCGTGCGTACGTGACCGGCCTCTACGGCGCAAAGGTCGCAAAGAGGGCTCTCGCGCGGTATCCGGCGAGCGCGTACGGCGGCTCGTACGCGCGGGCGCTCGCGGCGGCCATGACGGACGCCGTCTGGGGACGCCCGGCGATCGCCACCAACGAGGCGCTGGGAGCGCGGACGACCACGTACGCCTACGAGTTCTCCGAGCAGGACAACCCGTGGTTCAAGGATCTCCCGCCGGCGAGCTTCCCGGTGGGCGCCCCGCACCTCGCCGAACTGCCCTATCTGTTCGACCTGGCCTGGTCCGAGCCGCTGACGGCGGAGCAGCGGCGCCTGTCCGGCGCGCTGACCGGAATCTGGTCGGACTTCGCGCGCACCGGCCGCGCCCCGTGGCAGCCGTACTCGCCGGACGCGCCGCACACGGCGAGCATCTCCTCCGAGGGCGTCCGCCCCACGGACCTGGCGAAGGAGCACAACCACTGTTTCTGGAAGGGCCTTTGA
- a CDS encoding DUF397 domain-containing protein, which translates to MSTALEWFKSSYSSEQGGACLEVAYDWRKSTHSDGPGGACLEVATHPAAIHVRDSKNPGGPSLALAPAAWESFVSDLR; encoded by the coding sequence ATGAGCACCGCACTTGAGTGGTTCAAGTCCAGCTACAGCAGCGAGCAGGGCGGGGCCTGCCTCGAAGTGGCCTACGACTGGCGCAAGTCGACCCACAGCGACGGCCCCGGAGGGGCCTGCCTCGAGGTCGCCACCCACCCCGCCGCGATCCACGTCCGCGACTCGAAGAACCCCGGCGGCCCGAGCCTCGCGCTCGCCCCGGCCGCCTGGGAGTCGTTCGTCAGCGACCTGCGCTGA
- a CDS encoding alpha/beta hydrolase, which produces MIRARRIWATATAVLMAVGAAPAAAQAAQPPQVRPATAANDNDGLPPGWRIVQEDGRSALEWRSPRPVPAGDARVEFHANDKVVGVPEAGKDGRTFRLPLDDARTTDPADLRDLSVLAGGRRLDREPGRASDARGTAPTAKRPVRLPAGPVDPGRPGTYRTTTGEYTLDPVRLPGFPAPVEMRAVVVAPKGAPGKRPLALFLHGRHATCYVPGDEDGVTIDWPCAKDAKPIPSHRGYLRDQELLASQGYVTVSISANGVNGQDWNAEDGGAQARSSLVRSHLARWADWAAKPATAPGPVREAPKADLSRVLLVGHSRGGEGVNRAAMDSLYPPAPAQDGYRDKVRWHIRGTVLIGPTIFGHNPVPDVPSLTILPGCDGDVSDLQGQVYADGTRGVSRGKALHSAVYMVGANHNYFNSEWTPGQAQAPADDDFWSDPEQPDPVCSPGTATRLTADQQHRAGATYIAAAARLFVAGDDRVRQLLDGTGRRAPSADPARVLTHAVGANRGAGFLPDGSVTVTGARLCDAIDPKAPCLNSETGSSPHFAHWQPEHETGRRAVALDWSAPGSTATVRPAKPLSLKDADSLALRVFVPPNTTGTRLDVSVTDSSGKRAKLGTVRVDGLPGSDRTASYWAHEVRVPLTAAARAGLDLRRVAALELTPRTGSGKAWLMDAWAWSPGTSVVREAPLTRVDIGRLKVKEGDSGVRTYQVPVRVSGKGSGTVRLYVLDPITGEAKDRLVTVRPGGTVEVPVRVEGNTRFAWDTSHDVLVKAVRGTVVGSHSGGVTAENDDPEPQVTVKPVADEVTEGQTLKWRVALSEPADAEIYTSIQLVSVAGGPELSTKDVDEQWLLENLIGEVPAGEVPLSQLDHPFLWVPVPAGSTGVDVTVPTVADEATEPAEYVGIQPGDDEGAPQGPVLKGTVLDAP; this is translated from the coding sequence TTGATACGTGCCCGGAGGATATGGGCCACCGCGACAGCGGTGCTCATGGCGGTGGGGGCGGCGCCGGCAGCGGCGCAGGCCGCCCAGCCGCCCCAGGTTCGCCCCGCCACGGCGGCGAACGACAACGACGGTCTGCCGCCCGGCTGGCGGATCGTCCAGGAGGACGGACGGAGCGCACTGGAGTGGCGCTCACCGCGTCCGGTGCCGGCGGGCGACGCCCGCGTCGAGTTCCACGCGAACGACAAGGTCGTCGGCGTGCCCGAGGCCGGCAAGGACGGACGGACCTTCCGCCTGCCCCTCGACGACGCCCGGACGACGGACCCGGCGGACCTGAGGGACCTGAGCGTGCTGGCGGGCGGCCGCCGCCTCGACCGGGAACCCGGCCGCGCCTCCGACGCCCGCGGGACCGCGCCGACCGCGAAGCGGCCCGTCCGGCTCCCGGCCGGCCCGGTCGACCCGGGCAGGCCGGGCACCTACCGCACCACCACCGGGGAGTACACGCTCGACCCGGTCCGCCTGCCCGGCTTCCCGGCCCCGGTCGAGATGCGCGCCGTGGTGGTCGCACCCAAGGGCGCCCCCGGCAAGCGCCCCCTCGCGCTGTTCCTGCACGGCCGCCACGCCACCTGCTACGTCCCGGGCGACGAGGACGGGGTGACGATCGACTGGCCCTGCGCCAAGGACGCGAAGCCGATCCCGAGCCACCGCGGCTATCTGCGCGACCAGGAGCTGCTGGCCTCCCAGGGCTATGTGACCGTGTCGATCTCCGCGAACGGCGTCAACGGCCAGGACTGGAACGCCGAGGACGGCGGCGCACAGGCGCGCTCGTCCCTGGTCCGCTCGCACCTGGCCCGCTGGGCGGACTGGGCCGCGAAGCCCGCCACCGCCCCCGGCCCGGTGCGCGAGGCCCCGAAGGCCGACCTGTCCCGCGTCCTGCTCGTCGGCCACTCACGCGGCGGCGAGGGCGTCAACCGCGCGGCCATGGACAGCCTGTATCCGCCGGCCCCCGCCCAGGACGGCTACCGCGACAAGGTGCGCTGGCACATCCGCGGGACCGTGCTCATCGGCCCGACGATCTTCGGCCACAACCCTGTCCCCGACGTCCCGTCGCTGACCATCCTGCCCGGCTGCGACGGCGACGTCTCCGACCTCCAGGGCCAGGTGTACGCCGACGGCACGCGCGGCGTCAGCCGGGGCAAGGCCCTGCACAGCGCGGTCTACATGGTCGGCGCGAACCACAACTACTTCAACAGCGAGTGGACCCCGGGCCAGGCCCAGGCCCCCGCCGACGACGACTTCTGGTCCGACCCCGAGCAGCCGGACCCGGTGTGCTCGCCGGGGACCGCGACCCGGCTGACCGCCGACCAGCAGCACCGGGCCGGCGCCACCTACATCGCCGCCGCCGCGCGGCTGTTCGTCGCCGGTGACGACCGGGTGCGTCAACTGCTCGACGGCACCGGCCGCCGGGCCCCCTCCGCCGATCCCGCCCGGGTACTGACCCACGCCGTCGGCGCGAACCGCGGCGCCGGGTTCCTCCCCGACGGCTCCGTGACCGTGACCGGCGCCCGGCTGTGCGACGCCATAGACCCGAAGGCCCCCTGCCTGAACTCGGAGACGGGCTCCTCGCCGCACTTCGCGCACTGGCAGCCCGAGCACGAGACCGGCCGCCGCGCGGTGGCGCTGGACTGGTCGGCGCCGGGCTCGACGGCGACCGTGCGGCCCGCGAAGCCGCTCTCCCTCAAGGATGCCGACAGCCTCGCTCTCCGCGTCTTCGTGCCGCCCAACACCACCGGGACGCGGCTGGACGTGTCCGTCACCGACTCCTCCGGCAAACGGGCGAAGCTCGGCACCGTCCGGGTGGACGGACTGCCGGGCAGCGACCGCACGGCCTCCTACTGGGCCCACGAGGTGCGCGTACCCCTCACCGCCGCCGCCCGCGCCGGCCTCGATCTGCGCCGGGTCGCCGCCCTGGAACTGACCCCGCGCACCGGCTCCGGCAAGGCGTGGCTGATGGACGCGTGGGCATGGAGCCCCGGCACCTCCGTGGTGCGCGAGGCTCCGCTGACCCGGGTCGACATCGGCCGTCTGAAGGTCAAGGAGGGCGACTCGGGCGTCCGCACGTACCAGGTGCCCGTACGGGTGTCCGGCAAGGGCAGCGGCACGGTGCGGCTGTACGTGCTCGACCCGATCACCGGAGAGGCGAAGGACCGGCTGGTGACGGTCCGGCCGGGCGGCACCGTGGAGGTGCCGGTTCGGGTGGAGGGCAACACGCGGTTCGCCTGGGACACCTCCCACGACGTGCTCGTGAAGGCGGTCCGCGGGACCGTCGTCGGCTCCCACAGCGGCGGGGTCACCGCCGAGAACGACGACCCGGAGCCCCAGGTCACCGTGAAGCCGGTCGCCGACGAGGTGACCGAGGGGCAGACCCTGAAGTGGCGGGTCGCCCTGTCCGAGCCGGCCGACGCCGAGATCTACACCTCGATCCAGTTGGTGTCCGTCGCCGGCGGCCCCGAGCTGTCCACCAAGGACGTCGACGAGCAGTGGCTCCTGGAGAACCTGATCGGCGAAGTCCCCGCCGGTGAGGTCCCGCTGTCCCAGCTGGACCATCCGTTCCTGTGGGTCCCGGTACCGGCCGGCAGCACCGGCGTGGACGTCACCGTACCCACGGTCGCCGACGAAGCAACCGAGCCGGCGGAGTACGTGGGCATCCAGCCCGGCGACGACGAGGGCGCGCCGCAGGGCCCTGTCCTCAAGGGCACGGTGCTCGACGCGCCGTAG
- a CDS encoding DUF1876 domain-containing protein: protein MQTLVGWHIEMEFKEEGDRTRAAAMVRLGDGTEYRGHGNANRHHSDQPQLLVGEEIAGARALMDLASQLLQKAHGEIDDAAGRPSHEIR from the coding sequence ATGCAGACACTCGTCGGATGGCACATAGAGATGGAGTTCAAGGAGGAGGGCGACCGGACCAGGGCGGCCGCCATGGTGAGGCTCGGCGACGGGACGGAGTACCGCGGACACGGAAACGCTAATCGGCACCACTCCGACCAGCCGCAACTCCTCGTCGGCGAGGAGATCGCCGGTGCCCGTGCGCTGATGGACCTCGCTTCCCAGCTCCTTCAGAAGGCGCACGGGGAGATCGACGACGCGGCAGGCCGGCCGTCGCACGAGATCCGGTGA
- a CDS encoding DUF4232 domain-containing protein translates to MRTNLIRSTAVAATALIAALSLTACQSDDGARDEGAAPSTSAPAAQKPAPDPTATPASDPAASANPPADKPAGNGNGKGSSGGSAGTGGTGGAAAGSGGGTEDAGPVMTACGADVKVTYSTVRRPINHALLTMTNTGSEPCNAYHAPLLRFDDGQAATAVNSGSRPQAVVTIAPGESAYASIMLAAADGSGTDGRTAAKLAVSFAPRSGSGSTDAAPAVISLPADTYTDTSTNVTYWQSTMDDALMY, encoded by the coding sequence ATGCGCACCAACCTGATCCGCTCCACCGCCGTCGCCGCCACCGCCCTGATCGCGGCCCTCTCGCTCACCGCCTGCCAGAGCGACGACGGTGCCCGGGACGAGGGCGCGGCCCCCTCCACGAGTGCTCCCGCCGCCCAGAAGCCGGCCCCGGACCCGACCGCGACCCCCGCCTCCGACCCGGCCGCGTCTGCGAACCCGCCGGCCGACAAGCCGGCCGGGAACGGCAACGGCAAGGGCAGCAGCGGAGGCTCGGCCGGCACCGGTGGCACCGGCGGTGCCGCTGCAGGCTCCGGCGGCGGCACCGAGGACGCGGGCCCGGTCATGACCGCCTGCGGCGCGGACGTGAAGGTCACCTACAGCACCGTGCGGCGTCCCATCAACCACGCGCTGCTCACCATGACCAACACGGGCTCCGAGCCGTGCAACGCGTACCACGCGCCGCTGCTCCGCTTCGACGACGGGCAGGCGGCCACCGCCGTCAACTCCGGCAGCAGGCCGCAGGCCGTCGTCACCATCGCCCCGGGCGAGTCCGCCTACGCCTCGATCATGCTGGCGGCGGCGGACGGCAGCGGGACCGACGGCCGCACGGCCGCGAAGCTCGCCGTGAGCTTCGCGCCGCGCAGCGGGTCCGGCTCGACCGACGCCGCACCGGCCGTGATCAGCCTGCCGGCCGACACCTACACCGACACCAGCACGAACGTCACCTACTGGCAGAGCACGATGGACGACGCCCTCATGTACTGA
- a CDS encoding helix-turn-helix domain-containing protein — MRMVGRQLARFREAASLTQRELAAEFNLGEETVASIEQGRRPLKPDLAQRFDDRLDTKGALSVAVEHMPEVDLIPAWAEEYMDLEREALALSWYENQVLPGLLQTERYARAVFRTDVPALSEDEVDRLIAARLARQEVLRRAQPPTISFVVSEAVLIDRLGGDSVRHEALQHVRMCAEVPGFTIQVMPLGRESHAGLSGPFILLETPDHQHLAYAEGQRGSQLISSPDEVSILGRKYAMLRTQALNAEETRGLLDRLLGDR; from the coding sequence ATGCGCATGGTCGGCCGCCAGCTGGCCCGCTTCCGCGAGGCCGCGAGCCTCACCCAACGTGAGCTGGCCGCCGAGTTCAACCTCGGCGAGGAGACCGTGGCCTCCATCGAACAGGGCCGCCGCCCGTTGAAGCCGGACCTCGCCCAGAGATTCGACGACCGCCTCGACACGAAGGGCGCGCTGTCGGTCGCGGTGGAACACATGCCGGAGGTGGACCTGATCCCCGCGTGGGCGGAGGAGTACATGGACCTGGAGCGGGAGGCGTTGGCACTGTCGTGGTACGAGAACCAGGTGCTCCCGGGCCTCTTGCAGACCGAGCGCTACGCACGTGCTGTTTTCCGTACCGACGTTCCCGCCCTCAGCGAGGACGAAGTCGACCGGCTGATCGCCGCTCGGCTCGCACGACAGGAGGTGCTGCGCCGAGCCCAGCCTCCGACCATCAGCTTCGTCGTATCCGAAGCCGTCCTCATCGACAGGCTGGGCGGCGACTCCGTACGCCATGAAGCCCTGCAGCACGTGCGTATGTGCGCCGAGGTTCCCGGCTTCACCATCCAGGTCATGCCCCTCGGGCGCGAGTCGCACGCAGGGCTGTCCGGTCCGTTCATCCTCCTGGAGACCCCGGACCATCAGCACCTCGCGTATGCGGAAGGGCAACGCGGTAGCCAGCTGATCTCCAGCCCTGACGAGGTCAGCATCCTGGGCCGCAAGTATGCGATGCTGCGGACGCAGGCCCTCAACGCCGAAGAAACAAGGGGCCTGTTGGACCGCCTGCTAGGAGACCGATGA
- a CDS encoding helix-turn-helix domain-containing protein, with amino-acid sequence MATTSEADQLAAVLRQLKERSGLSYGVLAGKLHVSTSTLHRYCNGDAVPAEFSSVERLARLCGAQREELVDLHRRWILADEARRRGRAGAETAPAAAREAAPEAAPAGAPEAVPEAATAAAPAAVPETAGTAGAADPELPLASGESAEAAAPGTGSRRKRLLMALAAAAAVALAVPVAVVASDTGDSGAPEASAQGPAGAVAPTGAVSRSAPVTGSASPSTSASPSSSPDASTSPRGATPSAQASRQSKAPAGTGGVPLRVGVSSYNWASPCGQYYLFDGKPDAVPPPPAPQDRRHWAGVLGGIDAGRMHLQLTATGRTEDSVVINAVHVRTVARGAALAWNAYSMGEGCGSGVTPQTFDIDLDAAGPVAKPVAGTDGDLTVPAKDFPYKVASNDPQVLNFDVHTEGHDVSWYLEVAWSSGDRSGSIRVDDGGKPFRTSAAEGRPMYDYWPDKGEWVAR; translated from the coding sequence GTGGCGACGACGTCGGAGGCCGACCAGCTCGCGGCCGTGCTTCGTCAGTTGAAGGAACGCTCCGGACTCAGCTACGGGGTGCTGGCAGGCAAACTGCACGTCAGCACGTCGACGCTGCACCGCTACTGCAACGGTGACGCTGTTCCGGCCGAGTTCTCCTCCGTCGAACGGCTCGCGCGGCTGTGCGGTGCGCAGCGCGAGGAGTTGGTCGATCTGCACAGGAGGTGGATCCTCGCGGACGAGGCCCGCCGACGCGGACGCGCCGGAGCGGAGACGGCCCCGGCAGCGGCACGGGAAGCCGCTCCCGAGGCGGCCCCGGCAGGGGCACCGGAGGCCGTTCCGGAGGCGGCCACGGCTGCCGCACCGGCAGCCGTTCCGGAGACGGCCGGGACCGCGGGCGCCGCGGACCCCGAACTTCCCCTCGCCTCCGGCGAGTCCGCCGAAGCCGCCGCGCCCGGCACGGGCAGCCGCCGCAAGCGTCTCCTCATGGCCCTCGCCGCTGCCGCCGCCGTCGCGCTCGCCGTCCCCGTGGCGGTCGTCGCGAGCGACACCGGTGACTCCGGCGCCCCCGAAGCCTCCGCCCAAGGGCCCGCCGGAGCAGTCGCGCCGACCGGGGCCGTGTCCCGTTCCGCCCCCGTCACCGGCTCCGCCTCACCCTCGACGAGCGCCTCACCGAGCAGCAGCCCGGACGCGAGCACCTCCCCTCGCGGCGCGACCCCGTCCGCACAGGCGTCCCGGCAGAGCAAGGCCCCGGCCGGGACCGGTGGTGTGCCGCTGCGCGTGGGGGTGAGTTCGTACAACTGGGCCTCGCCGTGCGGGCAGTACTACCTCTTCGACGGGAAGCCGGACGCGGTCCCTCCGCCGCCCGCCCCGCAGGACCGCCGGCACTGGGCCGGCGTGCTCGGCGGCATCGACGCCGGCCGGATGCATCTCCAGCTGACCGCCACCGGCAGGACCGAGGACTCGGTCGTCATCAACGCCGTGCACGTCCGGACCGTGGCGCGGGGCGCGGCGCTCGCGTGGAACGCGTACTCGATGGGCGAGGGGTGCGGCAGCGGTGTCACACCGCAGACCTTCGACATCGACCTCGATGCGGCCGGCCCGGTCGCGAAACCCGTCGCGGGAACGGACGGCGACCTGACCGTGCCCGCCAAGGACTTCCCGTACAAGGTGGCGTCGAACGATCCGCAGGTTCTCAACTTCGACGTGCACACCGAGGGGCACGACGTCAGCTGGTACCTGGAGGTCGCCTGGAGCAGCGGTGACCGGAGCGGGAGCATCCGCGTCGACGACGGGGGCAAGCCGTTCCGTACGAGTGCCGCCGAAGGCCGCCCCATGTACGACTACTGGCCGGACAAGGGCGAGTGGGTGGCTCGCTGA
- a CDS encoding ATP-binding protein, with translation MDKTMQHEDLRELFCRRERRSVCLAREFTREALTAWDWDAQADDVTLCVSELATNALVHGVPPGRGYLLRLRLTEDGTLRVEVHDSGDGKPCLRDPDDESGRGLLLVAALADRWGIGPREPGKVVWCEFARP, from the coding sequence GTGGACAAGACGATGCAACACGAGGACCTGCGCGAACTGTTCTGCCGCCGGGAGCGGCGATCCGTGTGCCTGGCACGGGAGTTCACGCGCGAGGCGCTCACGGCGTGGGACTGGGACGCGCAGGCCGACGACGTCACGCTCTGCGTGAGCGAGCTCGCGACGAACGCTCTGGTGCACGGTGTGCCGCCCGGCCGCGGGTATCTGCTGCGGTTGCGGCTCACGGAGGACGGGACGCTGCGCGTCGAGGTGCACGACAGCGGCGACGGGAAGCCGTGTCTTCGCGACCCGGACGACGAGTCGGGGCGCGGCCTGCTGCTGGTGGCGGCGCTGGCCGACCGGTGGGGGATCGGGCCGCGCGAACCCGGCAAGGTGGTGTGGTGCGAGTTCGCGCGGCCGTGA
- a CDS encoding glycoside hydrolase family 19 protein has product MALLTAVLMATGLAVALTPSASAAGPCDTATDWRQGAWYTAGNVVRYNGSYYIAEHDNPGYSPTISTWYWDPYTCSGGGTPSPSGFVVSESQFNQMFPNRNPFYTYSGLTAALSAYPGFANTGSDTVKKQEAAAFLANVSHETGGLVHVVEQNTANYPHYCDWSQPYGCPAGQAAYYGRGPIQLSWNFNYKAAGDALGIDLLNNPWRVEREAAVAWKTGLWYWNTQSGPGTMTGHNAMVNQAGFGHTIRSINGSLECDGKNPAQVQSRVTKYQQFTQILGVPTGSNLYC; this is encoded by the coding sequence ATGGCACTGCTGACCGCCGTCCTCATGGCCACCGGTCTGGCCGTCGCCCTGACACCCTCCGCGTCCGCCGCCGGCCCGTGCGACACCGCCACGGACTGGCGACAGGGCGCCTGGTACACGGCTGGCAACGTTGTCAGGTACAACGGCTCCTACTACATCGCCGAGCACGACAACCCGGGCTACAGCCCGACGATCAGCACCTGGTACTGGGACCCGTACACCTGCAGCGGCGGCGGCACCCCGTCCCCGTCCGGCTTCGTGGTCAGCGAGTCGCAGTTCAACCAGATGTTCCCGAACCGGAATCCCTTCTACACCTACAGCGGTCTCACCGCGGCCCTGAGCGCCTACCCGGGCTTCGCCAACACCGGCAGCGACACGGTGAAGAAGCAGGAGGCGGCGGCGTTCCTCGCCAACGTCAGCCACGAGACCGGCGGCCTGGTCCACGTCGTCGAGCAGAACACCGCCAACTACCCGCACTACTGCGACTGGAGCCAGCCCTACGGCTGCCCGGCCGGACAGGCCGCCTACTACGGCCGCGGCCCGATCCAGCTCAGCTGGAACTTCAACTACAAGGCCGCGGGCGACGCACTCGGCATCGACCTGCTGAACAACCCCTGGCGGGTCGAGCGTGAGGCGGCCGTGGCCTGGAAGACCGGCCTCTGGTACTGGAACACCCAGAGCGGTCCGGGCACGATGACCGGTCACAACGCCATGGTCAACCAGGCGGGCTTCGGTCACACCATCCGCTCGATCAACGGCTCCCTGGAGTGCGACGGCAAGAACCCGGCGCAGGTCCAGAGCCGGGTGACCAAGTACCAGCAGTTCACGCAGATCCTGGGCGTGCCGACCGGCTCCAACCTCTACTGCTGA